CCAAAGAAAGAGTATCTGATAATCTACACTCAACATGAAACATTACAAAATTAGAAAGATATGCAAAAAACAAGCACATGTCAAATAATTGAATGCAAGTATGAAATAATATTGATTATTCTTGCACATTCCAATCATGTAGAGCTCATACCTCGGTAATCGACCAACTTATTACCAAAGAACTAACTAGCACATGCGTTCGGTTCTGCAAACCAAAACATTTACTCTGTCAACTTCTAATatacaatagtttagctataaaATGATTGTAAATCTGAATACCTCAGGAAAACTCCACAAAATTCCCCAAGTTACAAATAATCTTGATCCGATCTGTGGCAAAGTTGTTGTAATTGGAGATCTTACCAAGCCTACGAGACCATGAAGAATCTATCAACAAGGCAAACAAACTTATCAAAGAAATTCCAAAAATACAACCAAAAATGAATCTCTTTTTACACCAGAGTTCGTTTAAGTTTACCTCCATTACAGCTGCAGTTTGAGCAAGTAACAGAGGCTTTTCAACAGCAATATAAACATGTTCATGACCTGATTCTTTCAAAGTCATCAAATCCGTATACAAAACCTGAAACCTATAAACAAATTCACATACAAAAAGTCAGATTAGAAACTACCAAATTAATATAAATCATCCTATTTTCAAAGATTAGCATAAAATGGGTGTTTCACCATTGGTTGTGAGCACatgaagttcaaaataactcCATCGaaattctttgagaatgtttctgTAAAGGGACGAAGGAAGAAATGAAACCGATAATTGCTTGGGCAAGAATATCAGGTGAGAGGAATTTATGTTGTTGAGATGACAAgaacatttcaaaaatacaaacaaaatgtacaattgttttcttttttgcttgAGGAAATTCAGTagaaaaagattttctaaaatcAGCATCAAGGGGAGAATGTAATAAATTTAGCCCTCAATAACCAATGCATTAAATTATCAACCTCCGGATACAAAGAGATTGTTATAGATGAACAAGTACAAACCAGTAATATAAATCAAGAAAACACAATAAGGAAAAGAACAAGAGATGAACTGGATAAAATGTTAATATGGCAAACCACCTTCCTTTGCTTTTGACAAGTGATCAGATTAACCATTTGATCGCTATAAAATTCCTTTACGGCTTGTTTACTTTCTCTTGGATTTGGCGAGAGCTTTCTTCCTCTGCCCAAGCATATATTGATACATATGAGGACTACCTGCAATAAGATCAAATTGCAAAATTATGGATCAGTCATTAATCTACAAGGAATAAAACAGCTCGAGTCTGAAGGAGTTAATTTGTGATTATGTGCTTGGGACATAGATGCCGAGGGCAATAATTGCAGCATAGAAGTAATCAAATGAGAAGTTAAATTGGTTTGGCATCCTGATGCAGTATTTCTCAGATCCCTGCAAAAATTATCATAAAGATTGAGGTGAAGAAGATACTGAACAAAATTCAAACCCACTGGTTTGACAGTTTAACACAAGTAAGCAAGGATAAAAAAAGGTCTTTTACATTATACACCTGACTATGTTCAAAACAattaaaatagataaataaaataaaaacctaattatttacaaaatcagaaatactaattacaatattccacagccgctccccgaaagcggcgccaaaaattgataggatccggagatgcctatatgTTATAAACTGCAATCGCACGAtgtccaactagtagacagaggcaagtacgggtcgttcccacaaggagcggtggaaatatcaataatcaatatctctaatcgaCTAACACGAacgatgtttttagatttttagaatCGAATAATAAAGATAATTAAAAAGAATAACTTAAATGCAATGAGAAAgggagtcggtaaccagggtctaAGGTATCCACCATTACTTCTATTTGGTACTGAAAAGAATTCGTAATCCGAAATATGCATCTACATctttgttctattgcaacacctattatcAGTATACTTTCTCTAATATGACTTGTAtctcctaagtataacccatcaaagtattccaagcatgggatatcaaattataatgacaagaaaattattgaaagatAATTCGTAGGTCCACAATTGTTATTTGCCTCTTCTAAGCGTAACCCATCaaatgatttaacctaagcatggattatcaaatacgATAACAAATAAAATTGCAAAACTAGACATATATGCACTTAGGCTATTTGTCTCGTACAAAGCCGATGAAGCAACAACGAATATTCAACATCAAATCAATAGAGAATAAGTATAGAATTATTTGAATTAATTCATAATTACCTTAAACCAAATATCATCAATTTAATCATGATCTATTGCTAAAAAATGGTTTCAACTAAAGAATCCTAGTTACAAaattctagctagacatggctttctcaacagCATAAATATATATAAGATAATCGCAAGCAAGTCAAAACGGATGAGAAATTATCAAACTTCAAACCCTAGCCGAGCCGTAGCCGCAACCTTCTTTCGTCCCTGTCTGTCACTGACAGGATTCCTCCCCACTCCAGGCGGCCTCCCTTCCTTTGTTTCTGTTCTTCTCaattagattttgtgcccgtgctacgctcgggcatttttgttcttttagccatatttttttttatcaggtGTCGTGTGATTTCATCCCACCCCATCACGGTATATTTTTTattaggtgtggctcggcttcgacACCGCCTCGCCCAgtcccgatgcatttttgatttggtgttgcaTGGCTTCGCCCCGTCCTTCGCGATGctttttgattaggtgtggctTTGCCTCGCCTCGCCCTGTCctgatttgatttggtaaagctcggcttcgcctggtcccgtcccgatttgatttggtaaagctcggctttggcttcgcctcgccccatcccgatttgatttggtgtggctcggcttcgcctcgctcgTCGCTATCATTTTTGATTAGGAGTGACTTTGCCTCGCCTCTCCCCGTCctaatttgatttggtaaagctcggcttcgcctcgccccctcccaatttgatttggtaaagctcagcTTCGGCTTCACCTCGCCCCAtcccgatttgatttggtgtggctcgactTCGCCGCGCCCTATCCCAACGCATTTGATGAACCTGGTAATCGATAATGCCAGTAGCAACTTCTCGTGGGACATCACAATCTCGACTGTGTGGCTTTAGTTATGATGCATCAAAATTCTAACTTTCATATAAATTACAGAAAACTAAACTGACTTTAGAAaatcaaaaaatgaaaatgaatgcAGGTTTGATAAGCAAATTAAAGGCCGTGTATAAATGAAGAATGAGCCAAACCTGCTTATACTggaaattttgttttgaattggAGTCAATAAAATGTGAAAGAAAAAAGAATCATAAAAGAGACAGTAATAAAACTAATAAGAACTTAGACATTATACTCTCTCCAAATATACATTTTCAGAGCTTAGGGATTAAGTATACGGTATACATAATGATTCTATAATTAATATCCTTAAATGTATTGAAGTTTGATTGGCTGTGATATGGCTTCAAAAAGGTGTCTTCCTTCATCACTGAAAAAAGTCGATCCTTTTCTTGCACATGGGCATCTTTCACTCTCTGCATGAATACCCTAGCCAGTAATTTATGGCAAAGAGACTATACAACTTACTATTAAATCATTATGAGAATTAACGTCGCTAGTGTTTCCAAAGACGTAAAAAGGTGTCATGAGAGGAACAATCAGAACGCACCAAAGACTGCATTGCACAACCCTGATGCCGACATTTAGTGTGCAAGTTCTGCAAGTAGACGCATCATCTATAAAATATGAAAAAAGCTAGGAAACCCACATGTTATGCTTCCAGAAGCAAATGCAATGCCATTAACATTTACCAACTTACTAAACTTGGTCCATAAAACCACATTTTCATCTGCTACTCTTCTATTCTCCTGCTCCAAACTTAGTCTTACACCTTTTCTCAAACGTCTCAAGATTTCTGTACTACTTTTGGCATTCAGTCTTGTATCCATTGTAGAGGGCTTTGTCCCTTTTGTGAAGCCCAGTGAGTACCTGTCTGCCAATTGCATAAACACGACTGATATAAGAACTGAGAGCTAAAGTGATTTGTTCACAGTTTTATTCTCGTACCGACATTAAATTGTAAACACCCTTGGGGTACACTTTACTGGAGTGAGTATGGACATATTTGAATTAAGGTAAGCTTGATTTCCAaccttctttttccttctgaatgaGCAAAGATGATAGATCAATAAATCAATGAAAACCCGATTCAGAAACTGTGAAAACTAAAGTAAACATCGGATATACATAACGAATCTATGTTAACTATGCATAGAATATTTGATAACCTATCTTGTATAACTGATCTTTGTACCTCTTCTCAACTTCTTCCAGATTTATCACGTCTTTGTGGTACTTACATACGATACACAGATCTGCACACAAAGTCAAGGACCTAGATTTAAGTctgcaaagaaaaagaaaggaacCTTAAAAAAACTGCAATCAAGTGTGTAGTTTTTTACCAATATAAAAGGTATGCAAAGTTGCATAGAATGACATTTCAGTGAGATTAATAGATCTGCAAGGTAACCACATCAATATCagaatatcagaaaatatgcatgCTTATGATAAGGTCCAGATATATATGGTGCATTAATGCTCCATCAGTGTTGGAAAATATAAGATATCATGAAGGAATATTGGTTGTAATACTCATTGGCATTCCATAATATGGCTGCATCAACGATAACCAAAATGACATTGTGGGCACGTACTCAAAGTAGTTCATATATTAGCGTAGTAAGAACCCTCTCTGTAATCTGCACCACATCtaaataaaaatgaaagaagaTAAGTAActaaccttaaaaaaaaaaaaaaaaaaaaaaacaattgcaaaaaaaaaacaaatggttGCGTAGTAAGAACCCTCTTTGTAATCTGCACGGGCTCAGATTCACCATCCAAAGAAAAGTCGAAGTTGGGGTTTTCCTTTTATGTACGCCAAAAAAGTTGGGGCTTTGCTTTATGTACCCCACAAACACTATTCTTTCATGGTTAATTTTGAGAAACAGTGTCGCTAGCGTTGAGCAGATTCGAGAAATACATTAGACTTCAGACGTTTAATTTATTAGTACAATCTAAATTGAAATAAGTGCATGGCGTTCTTTTTCTGGCGCCTACTGGAAATATGCTATATATAGCGCTAGATACCACATTAGATGTCATGACAATCAGTTTGTTCCTAAACAATGCTCTCCTTACGTATGAAGAAAGCCAAGAATTAGGCAAAGGGAAAGAGTACATATGACCAAATTTTTATCTCAACTACTCAACCTAGTGCATTGTCATAAGAAGCAACGAAGAATCAATCAATAAAACAATTTAGTTTTAAATTAGGCCTATGCCTAATCGTACATGATATGCAAACACACCTACAGGCTACAAAACCTTAATACCCATAAAATAATTAACAGAGTTAAAGAGCACATGATTGCTAGATTAAGGAAGTAAATTTCAGATTTCCACTACAATTAAATTACCCATTCAGGGAGTAATTACAGGAAAAGAGACATGCTGATATTGATTGTTTGTTGAAAGATGTTTAGGTAAATATTTAAAGTAATAGTAAATCTTTCAACTGCATTCAGTGGAAAGATGCACATACTCAGAAatgaaaactaagaaaataatGGAAATCAACTCGATGTTTAGGTAAATATTCCCTGTCTAATTTAGCCATTGGAAGACACTAAGAGATActctaaaaatgtttattttgattgtgtaagCAGACCACTATATTGTTACTTTAAAAAAACATAGCAATACCAAGTACAAAAGTACTTCAACTCTCAATCACACTGTTCAGAACCGATTTTTACTTGCTAAATCAGTatgaaaatcaaaccaaaatttgTTTATTATGGGTATAGACTATAGATGAACATTGAGATGACTGCTACATAAAAAACATATGACTAATTACCTTTACTTGAAGCTGAAGCTAGCTTAGCAGCAGTATAAACTGGAATTTTATTAGTTTTCCTAGCTTGAATTGGTTTAGCATTAATACATCTAAAGAAATATGTTTTCCAATGCAACAAACTTTAGATGTACAAATGCTAACCAAGTTCAGTCAAGAGCAGCAGTTTTTTTTCTCTGCAGCAGGGAGAGTTGagcatgaatgaatgagaaagtgTTTCTCCCTCAGTCAGCAACTAGATTACTAAATTTTTCTCCCTTGGTCAGCAAAAACAAAAATCCAATCACTTTTGGTCCAATAAACAGTTTTCCACTTTTAGTCTTAATAAATTAACCATAAGTGAAGCTTAGAATTTGGCTATACCTCACATGAAAAAGCATTATCAATATCCCCTGGCTAGTCGTACTACCATCTGACATGCTACGTACGTAGTGGAGATACCAAACATGCTTGTGGTCTTGAGTTTCATATAAATGTTAAAATATGTGTTGAACCAAAAATGAGTGTTCATACCAAATTTACATAGATTTTGATATACCTTCATCtacgttccttatatttgcctCTCT
This DNA window, taken from Papaver somniferum cultivar HN1 chromosome 3, ASM357369v1, whole genome shotgun sequence, encodes the following:
- the LOC113359620 gene encoding very-long-chain (3R)-3-hydroxyacyl-CoA dehydratase PASTICCINO 2A-like; amino-acid sequence: MPNQFNFSFDYFYAAIIALGSPHMYQYMLGQRKKALAKSKRKFQVLYTDLMTLKESGHEHVYIAVEKPLLLAQTAAVMEILHGLVGLVRSPITTTLPQIGSRLFVTWGILWSFPENRTHVLVSSLVISWSITEIIRYSFFGTTEALGFAPSWLLWLRYSTFLVLYPTGITSEVGLIYIGLQYIKECEKYCIRMPNQFNFSFDYFYAAIIALGIYVPGTPHMHPYMLGQRKKALAKSKRE